A window of the Tripterygium wilfordii isolate XIE 37 chromosome 12, ASM1340144v1, whole genome shotgun sequence genome harbors these coding sequences:
- the LOC120010703 gene encoding 3-oxo-Delta(4,5)-steroid 5-beta-reductase-like, with protein MSWWWAGAIGAAKKKFEEDDAPRSFQSVALVIGVTGIVGNSLAEILPLSDTPGGPWKVYGVGRRPRPNWNADHPIEYIQCDISDSEDTRDKLSQLADVTNIFYVSWTSRSSEAENCEINGRMLRNVLQVVIPNAPNLRHVCLQTGTKHYVGPFELMGKIPAHDPPFSEDLPRLDVPNFYYTQEDILFEEVATKEGLTWSVHRPHHIFGFSPYSLMNIIGTLCVYAAICKHEGVPLKFPGSKAAWECYATASDADLIAEHQIWASVDPYSKNEAFNISNGDVFKWKHFWKVLAEQFGIEEYGFEGEGPSLAEMMKNKGPVWEEIVGENQLQPTKLEEVGVWWFADLILGGEDRLPLMNKSKEHGFLGFRNSKNSFISWIDKMKAYKIVP; from the exons ATGAGCTGGTGGTGGGCCGGCGCCATTGGCGCTGCTAAg AAGAAATTCGAAGAAGATGACGCCCCGAGAAGCTTCCAGAGCGTGGCGCTTGTAATTGGAGTGACCGGAATCGTCGGCAACAGCTTGGCAGAGATTCTTCCCCTCTCCGATACCCCTGGTGGCCCATGGAAGGTGTACGGAGTAGGCCGTCGTCCCCGCCCCAACTGGAACGCCGACCACCCAATCGAGTACATCCAGTGCGACATCTCCGATTCCGAAGATACCCGCGACAAGCTGTCCCAGCTTGCCGACGTCACCAACATCTTCTATGTGAGCTGGACTAGCCGATCTTCGGAGGCAGAGAACTGCGAGATCAACGGCCGGATGCTCCGTAACGTTCTCCAGGTCGTCATCCCCAACGCCCCCAATCTCCGCCACGTCTGCCTCCAGACCGGTACCAAGCACTACGTGGGCCCCTTTGAGCTAATGGGCAAGATACCGGCGCACGATCCGCCTTTCTCGGAGGATCTACCGAGATTAGATGTGCCGAATTTCTACTACACCCAAGAGGACATCCTTTTCGAGGAGGTCGCTACAAAGGAGGGCCTGACTTGGTCAGTGCACCGACCCCATCATATTTTCGGCTTCTCTCCATACAGCTTGATGAATATAATCGGAACGCTGTGTGTGTACGCCGCAATTTGCAAGCACGAGGGAGTTCCATTGAAATTTCCGGGAAGCAAAGCTGCCTGGGAATGTTATGCGACGGCGTCCGATGCGGATTTGATAGCAGAGCATCAAATATGGGCGTCAGTGGATCCGTACTCGAAGAACGAAGCGTTTAATATCTCTAATGGGGATGTATTCAAGTGGAAGCATTTCTGGAAGGTACTGGCGGAGCAATTCGGGATAGAGGAATATGGGTTTGAAGGGGAAGGGCCGAGTCTGGCGGAGATGATGAAGAATAAGGGACCGGTGTGGGAGGAGATTGTGGGAGAGAATCAGTTGCAGCCAACGAAGTTGGAGGAGGTCGGAGTGTGGTGGTTTGCTGATCTTATATTGGGCGGAGAGGATCGCTTGCCTCTGATGAATAAGAGCAAGGAACATGGATTTTTGGGATTCAGAAACTCCAAGAATTCCTTCATTTCTTGGATTGATAAAATGAAAGCTTACAAGATCGTGCC